From Alteromonas sp. RKMC-009, one genomic window encodes:
- a CDS encoding LysR family transcriptional regulator: protein MNTKLLRSLQIFVEVANTSNMSIAAKKLHMTVSAISQQLRKLEQEIGLSLFNRNTRHISLTEAGHIYYKTSMELIRVAEEAQHQIEQLQETPSGRLRIVAPEGFGGGLLSKPLQALLSEFPKIKVALELTSQTTDVIASGADLAISLQEVNDVNLHCRHLATWDLIVCVAANHPLADLDTVNSTDLAPHAYISHPGMRDYVESQEGKDKTLPNPPRLMVDSVQALIRLTLDGLGYAVLPEPEVREYIETGKLVNILPEWKAPKYDVYAVAPKHDATPVKTLAAVKCLQESFSLI from the coding sequence ATGAACACCAAGCTTCTCCGTTCGCTGCAAATTTTCGTTGAAGTTGCTAATACCAGCAACATGAGTATCGCAGCCAAAAAACTTCACATGACCGTGTCTGCCATCAGCCAGCAGTTGCGCAAACTGGAACAGGAAATCGGACTCAGTCTGTTTAACCGTAACACCAGACACATCAGCCTGACAGAGGCCGGTCACATTTATTATAAAACCAGCATGGAACTTATCCGTGTGGCAGAAGAGGCTCAGCACCAGATTGAGCAACTTCAGGAAACACCCTCAGGCCGCTTACGTATTGTCGCGCCGGAAGGGTTCGGTGGTGGTCTGCTGAGTAAACCTTTGCAGGCATTACTGTCTGAATTTCCGAAAATTAAAGTGGCACTGGAATTAACCAGCCAGACTACTGATGTCATTGCCAGCGGTGCGGATCTTGCGATTTCATTGCAGGAAGTAAACGACGTCAATCTGCATTGCCGTCATCTGGCCACCTGGGATCTGATTGTCTGCGTAGCAGCAAACCATCCGCTGGCAGATCTGGATACCGTTAACAGTACTGATTTAGCACCCCATGCGTATATTTCTCATCCGGGAATGCGGGATTATGTGGAATCACAGGAAGGAAAAGATAAAACTCTCCCTAATCCGCCCCGTCTGATGGTGGACTCGGTACAAGCTTTGATCCGCCTGACTCTGGATGGCCTTGGTTACGCCGTGCTGCCTGAGCCGGAAGTCAGAGAGTACATAGAAACTGGCAAACTGGTAAACATTCTGCCTGAATGGAAAGCGCCGAAATATGATGTCTACGCGGTTGCACCGAAGCATGATGCAACACCAGTAAAAAC
- a CDS encoding DUF2271 domain-containing protein encodes MGCTVVRQLSSAKRRGLAGAVLSLSLAVFPVLSHASEVKVTLPRLSVAEYHAPYVAVWLADAKQKRVKDVAVWYDVEMENGKGEKWLKDLRLWWRRSGRSADLPMDGVSGATRRPGEHTIDLSGQFDDIPAGEYTLYVEAARELGGREVLSVPVTLPVSASQHQVAEGEQELSEIELTLEP; translated from the coding sequence ATGGGATGTACCGTGGTACGCCAATTGTCATCAGCAAAACGCCGTGGGTTAGCTGGTGCCGTTCTGTCTTTATCTCTCGCTGTTTTTCCTGTTTTGTCTCATGCCAGTGAAGTAAAGGTTACCTTGCCCCGTTTATCTGTGGCCGAATACCATGCACCTTATGTTGCCGTCTGGCTGGCTGATGCGAAGCAGAAACGGGTAAAAGACGTCGCCGTATGGTATGACGTGGAAATGGAAAACGGTAAAGGCGAAAAATGGCTGAAAGATTTGCGCCTGTGGTGGCGTCGCAGTGGCCGCAGTGCCGATTTACCTATGGACGGTGTAAGTGGTGCTACCCGTCGTCCCGGTGAGCACACCATCGACTTGTCAGGACAGTTCGATGATATTCCTGCCGGAGAATACACCCTGTACGTTGAAGCTGCCCGGGAACTGGGTGGCCGTGAAGTATTAAGCGTGCCTGTCACATTGCCTGTTTCTGCATCGCAACATCAGGTTGCAGAAGGTGAGCAGGAACTGTCTGAAATTGAATTAACTTTGGAGCCATAA
- a CDS encoding DUF4198 domain-containing protein — MKIKHLIGTGVVALSLIATPALAHRAWIKPTTTVVSGDDEWISFDAAVANGIFTPDHFALGTEGITVTSPSGKEVAKQHEQKLRYRSVFDINVKEEGTYRVETASQSLMAFWKDADGKRQMWPGRGKTGTLEEFNKAVPKKADGLEVVESSRRINVFATLGEPSEDAIKPSGKGLELDGKTHPNDLYTGEEISLGFLMDGGAATGTKVTIVKDGEKYRDTDDAMNLTTDADGQIAVTFEEPGMYWLEAEFEDDNAKAPAQKRRGMFVLVMEVLPL, encoded by the coding sequence ATGAAAATTAAACATCTGATCGGTACCGGCGTTGTTGCCTTGTCTTTAATCGCAACACCGGCACTGGCTCACCGTGCATGGATTAAGCCGACAACCACTGTTGTGTCAGGCGATGACGAGTGGATCAGCTTCGATGCTGCCGTGGCAAATGGCATTTTTACCCCTGATCACTTCGCACTGGGCACAGAAGGTATTACGGTGACTTCGCCTTCCGGTAAAGAAGTGGCGAAGCAGCACGAACAGAAACTGCGCTACCGCAGTGTTTTCGACATCAATGTGAAGGAAGAAGGCACGTACCGTGTTGAAACGGCATCCCAGTCGCTGATGGCATTCTGGAAAGACGCAGACGGTAAGCGTCAGATGTGGCCCGGTCGCGGTAAAACCGGCACGCTGGAAGAATTCAACAAAGCAGTACCGAAAAAAGCAGACGGTCTGGAAGTGGTCGAATCATCACGCCGTATTAATGTATTTGCTACTCTGGGTGAACCTTCAGAAGATGCCATTAAACCTTCAGGTAAAGGCCTGGAGCTGGATGGTAAAACGCATCCGAATGACCTGTATACCGGTGAAGAAATCAGCCTTGGTTTTCTGATGGATGGCGGTGCTGCCACCGGCACGAAAGTGACTATTGTAAAAGACGGTGAAAAGTATCGTGATACTGACGATGCGATGAACCTTACAACCGACGCTGACGGCCAGATTGCAGTTACCTTTGAGGAGCCGGGCATGTACTGGCTGGAAGCTGAGTTTGAAGACGACAACGCAAAAGCACCGGCGCAGAAACGCCGTGGTATGTTCGTTCTGGTAATGGAAGTATTACCTCTGTAA